A window from Sinorhizobium fredii encodes these proteins:
- a CDS encoding GFA family protein, with the protein MADDIHTGGCQCGAVRFRVEGKLGDASVCHCRMCQKASGNFYLPLVSVRGAKVAWTRGQRRRFQSSNAVWRGFCGDCGTPLTFEAPDGMALAIAAFDRPEGITPTIQWGTEAKLPYVDHVPTLPGEETMADLDQASYLADLVSYQHPDHDTEIWAPEERR; encoded by the coding sequence ATGGCTGACGATATCCATACCGGCGGATGCCAATGTGGTGCGGTCCGCTTCCGCGTCGAGGGCAAGCTCGGCGATGCCTCGGTTTGCCACTGCCGCATGTGCCAGAAGGCGAGCGGCAACTTCTATCTGCCGCTCGTTTCGGTGCGCGGGGCGAAAGTCGCCTGGACACGCGGGCAGCGCAGGCGCTTCCAATCGTCCAACGCGGTATGGCGCGGCTTCTGCGGCGATTGCGGCACGCCGCTCACCTTCGAGGCGCCGGACGGCATGGCGCTGGCGATTGCCGCATTTGACAGGCCCGAAGGCATCACGCCGACCATTCAGTGGGGTACAGAGGCGAAATTGCCCTATGTCGATCACGTGCCGACCCTTCCCGGCGAGGAGACGATGGCCGACCTCGACCAGGCTTCTTATCTGGCCGATCTTGTTTCCTATCAGCATCCCGATCACGACACCGAAATCTGGGCCCCGGAGGAGAGACGATGA
- a CDS encoding GFA family protein, which yields MSDATRSGGCQCGSVRFRIRGELGRPSICHCRMCQKQFGSFFSALVTAPKDGVEWTRDEPSYFQSSVNIDRGFCPKCGTPLTYRHPGGLEIAIGAFDDRSDLAPRIQVNYQARLPWVETIFDQPVHDDQDYYSRQEQIISFQHPDHETDQWPRAGHWA from the coding sequence ATGAGTGACGCCACGCGAAGTGGAGGCTGCCAGTGCGGTTCGGTCCGTTTCCGCATCCGCGGCGAACTCGGACGCCCGTCGATTTGTCATTGCCGGATGTGCCAGAAGCAGTTCGGTTCGTTCTTTTCAGCCTTGGTGACGGCGCCCAAGGACGGCGTCGAATGGACGCGCGACGAGCCGAGCTATTTTCAATCCTCCGTCAACATTGACCGCGGCTTCTGCCCGAAATGCGGGACGCCTCTCACCTATCGCCATCCCGGCGGCCTGGAAATCGCGATCGGCGCCTTTGACGACCGCTCCGATCTCGCGCCGAGGATCCAGGTCAACTACCAGGCCCGCCTGCCTTGGGTCGAAACCATCTTCGACCAGCCGGTCCATGATGATCAGGACTATTATTCGCGGCAGGAACAGATCATTTCCTTCCAGCATCCCGATCATGAGACGGACCAGTGGCCGCGGGCAGGGCACTGGGCATGA
- a CDS encoding GFA family protein, whose translation MIRRIFTGGCQCGQVRYRAEGTLDDPHICHCRMCQKAAGNYFLPLANIARQDFSITRGQPSWFRTSDLVRRGFCRNCGTPLFYDMPDAGFLNIALGSLDDPDDVQPIYQSGVESRMMWFAHLPKLPERDTDDGSAEAVARHLRVLGSNRQHPDFDTVHWPPEEDLL comes from the coding sequence ATGATCCGGCGCATCTTCACCGGTGGCTGCCAATGCGGCCAGGTTCGTTACCGTGCCGAGGGCACGCTCGACGACCCGCATATCTGTCACTGCCGCATGTGCCAGAAGGCGGCTGGCAACTATTTCCTGCCGCTTGCCAATATCGCGCGCCAGGATTTCAGCATCACGCGCGGCCAGCCTTCCTGGTTCCGCACCTCCGACCTGGTGCGGCGCGGTTTCTGCCGCAATTGCGGGACGCCGCTGTTCTACGACATGCCGGACGCGGGCTTCCTGAACATCGCGCTGGGCTCGCTCGACGATCCCGACGACGTCCAGCCCATTTATCAGTCCGGCGTCGAGTCGCGCATGATGTGGTTTGCGCACCTGCCAAAACTTCCCGAAAGGGACACGGACGACGGCAGCGCAGAGGCCGTCGCGCGCCATCTGCGCGTGCTCGGATCGAACCGCCAGCACCCCGACTTCGACACCGTCCACTGGCCACCCGAGGAAGACCTGCTGTGA
- the pip gene encoding prolyl aminopeptidase, whose translation MSAALRTLYPEIEPYASGHIEVGDGHVIYWERVGTPGAKPAVFLHGGPGGTISPNHRRLFDPALYDVTLFDQRGCGKSTPHAEIEANTTWHLVADIERLREMAGAEKWLVFGGSWGSTLALAYAEKFPERVSELVVRGVYMLTGAELDWYYQFGVSEMFPDKWERFIAPIPPEERHEMMRAYHRRLTSDDRATRLAAAKAWSIWEGETITLLPEPATSNRFEEEEFADAFARIENHFFVNAGWLEEGQLLRHAYRLHGIPGVIVHGRYDMPCPARYAWLLHKAWPEAEFHLIEGAGHAYSEPGILDRLIRATDKFAGKTE comes from the coding sequence GTGAGTGCTGCGCTCAGAACTCTCTATCCGGAAATCGAGCCCTATGCCTCGGGTCATATCGAGGTCGGCGACGGCCATGTGATCTACTGGGAAAGGGTGGGCACGCCCGGCGCGAAGCCGGCCGTCTTCCTGCATGGCGGTCCCGGCGGTACGATTTCGCCGAACCATCGCCGCCTCTTCGATCCGGCGCTCTACGATGTCACGCTGTTCGACCAGCGCGGCTGCGGCAAGTCGACCCCGCATGCCGAGATCGAGGCCAATACCACCTGGCATCTCGTCGCCGATATCGAGCGGCTGCGGGAAATGGCCGGTGCCGAAAAATGGCTGGTCTTCGGCGGCTCCTGGGGTTCGACGCTGGCCCTCGCCTATGCCGAAAAGTTTCCCGAGCGCGTCTCCGAGCTGGTCGTCCGGGGCGTCTATATGCTCACTGGGGCCGAACTCGACTGGTACTATCAATTCGGCGTTTCGGAGATGTTTCCGGACAAGTGGGAACGCTTCATAGCCCCGATCCCGCCGGAAGAGCGGCACGAGATGATGCGCGCCTATCATCGCCGCCTGACGAGCGACGATCGCGCGACGCGGCTCGCCGCGGCCAAGGCCTGGAGCATCTGGGAAGGCGAGACGATCACGCTTCTGCCGGAGCCGGCGACCAGCAACCGCTTCGAGGAAGAGGAGTTTGCCGATGCCTTTGCGCGGATTGAGAACCATTTCTTCGTCAATGCCGGCTGGCTCGAGGAAGGCCAATTGCTGCGCCACGCCTATAGGCTCCACGGCATTCCCGGGGTGATCGTCCACGGCCGTTACGACATGCCGTGTCCGGCCAGATACGCCTGGCTGCTTCACAAGGCCTGGCCGGAGGCAGAATTCCATCTGATCGAGGGCGCGGGCCATGCCTATTCCGAGCCGGGCATTCTCGATCGCCTGATCCGCGCGACCGACAAATTCGCCGGGAAGACCGAATAG
- the cimA gene encoding citramalate synthase produces the protein MTKERIYLFDTTLRDGQQTPGIDFSVEDKIAIAAMLDGFGMDYVEGGYPGANPTDTEFFTRKRTQQAAFVAFGMTKRAGVSASNDPGLNALLAAKSDAICLVAKSWDYHVEVALGCSNEENIENIRASVDAVVASGREAMVDCEHFFDGYKANPAYAIACARTALEAGARWVVLCDTNGGTQPPEIREIVSAVIAAGVPGANLGIHAHNDTGQAVANSLAAVETGVRQIQGTLNGIGERCGNANLVTLIATLALKETYSDRFETGIDADKLQELTTLAHAFDELLNRSPDPQAPYVGASAFATKAGIHASALLKDPRTYEHVAPESVGNLRKVMVSDQGGKANFINALKRRGITVAKDDPRLDKLIEIVKEREATGYAYEGADASFTLLASRILGTVPDFFHVESFRVMVERRFDANGNLKTVSEAVVKVIVDGEVMMSVAEGHGPVNALDLALRKDLGKFQSEIADLELADYKVRILNGGTGAVTRVLIESTDRTGARWWTVGVSDNIIDASFQALMDSIVYKLLKNRDRVGLIAAE, from the coding sequence ATGACCAAGGAACGCATCTATCTCTTCGACACGACGCTTCGCGACGGGCAGCAGACGCCCGGCATCGACTTTTCCGTCGAGGACAAGATCGCCATTGCCGCCATGCTCGACGGATTCGGCATGGACTATGTCGAGGGCGGATATCCAGGGGCAAATCCGACCGACACGGAGTTCTTCACGAGAAAGCGCACGCAGCAGGCCGCCTTCGTCGCCTTCGGCATGACCAAGCGTGCGGGCGTCTCCGCCTCCAACGACCCGGGCCTCAATGCGCTGCTGGCGGCGAAAAGCGATGCCATCTGTCTCGTCGCCAAGAGCTGGGACTACCATGTCGAGGTGGCGCTCGGCTGTTCCAACGAGGAGAACATCGAGAATATCCGCGCCTCCGTCGATGCTGTGGTCGCCTCCGGCCGCGAGGCGATGGTCGACTGCGAGCATTTCTTCGACGGCTACAAAGCGAATCCGGCCTATGCGATCGCCTGTGCGAGAACGGCGCTGGAGGCCGGGGCGCGCTGGGTGGTGCTCTGCGACACCAATGGCGGCACGCAGCCGCCGGAAATCCGTGAGATCGTTTCGGCCGTGATCGCCGCGGGGGTGCCGGGCGCCAATCTCGGCATCCACGCCCACAACGATACCGGCCAGGCGGTGGCCAACTCGCTCGCCGCGGTCGAAACCGGCGTGCGGCAGATACAGGGCACGCTGAACGGCATCGGCGAGCGCTGCGGCAACGCCAATCTGGTGACGCTGATTGCGACGCTTGCGCTGAAGGAAACCTACTCGGATCGCTTCGAGACCGGCATCGATGCCGACAAGCTGCAGGAACTGACGACGCTTGCGCATGCCTTCGACGAGCTCCTCAACCGTTCGCCCGACCCGCAGGCGCCTTATGTCGGCGCTTCGGCCTTCGCCACCAAGGCGGGGATACACGCTTCGGCGCTCCTGAAGGACCCACGCACCTACGAGCATGTCGCGCCCGAGTCGGTCGGCAACCTGCGCAAGGTCATGGTCTCCGACCAGGGCGGCAAGGCGAACTTCATCAATGCGCTGAAGCGGCGCGGCATCACTGTCGCCAAGGACGATCCGCGGCTCGACAAGCTGATAGAAATCGTCAAGGAGCGCGAGGCGACGGGCTATGCCTATGAGGGCGCCGATGCGAGCTTTACGCTGCTCGCCAGCCGCATTCTCGGCACCGTGCCGGATTTCTTCCACGTCGAGAGCTTCCGGGTGATGGTCGAGCGCCGCTTCGATGCGAACGGCAATCTGAAGACCGTGTCGGAGGCCGTGGTCAAGGTCATCGTCGACGGGGAAGTGATGATGTCGGTCGCCGAGGGACACGGCCCCGTCAATGCACTCGACCTTGCTCTTCGCAAGGACCTCGGCAAATTCCAGTCCGAGATCGCCGATCTCGAACTCGCCGACTACAAGGTGCGTATCCTGAACGGCGGCACCGGGGCGGTCACCCGAGTGCTGATCGAATCGACGGACCGCACCGGTGCGCGCTGGTGGACCGTCGGCGTTTCCGACAACATCATCGACGCCTCCTTCCAGGCGCTGATGGACAGTATCGTCTACAAGCTGCTGAAGAACCGCGACCGGGTCGGGCTGATCGCGGCGGAATAG
- the rarD gene encoding EamA family transporter RarD, translated as MAEPNAKQPAENTDSARGFAFALTAYLLWGFLPFFMKAVAHIPAPEVVAHRIVWSVPLAGLVLLWLGRTQEIKTALRSPRMLKMATLTAALITVNWGIYVWAIGAGRAIETALGYYINPLFSIFLGALLLKERPNPAQMVAIGLAALAVAVLAFDAGGLPWVSIGLCISWGFYAFFRKTLPIGPNQGFFLEVLLLSIPAVGYIIWLEATGQGHFGDTTMADVVLLLSCGLVTAVPLMIYANGAKLLRLSTIGIMQYIAPTMIFVIAVFVFHEPFGVAKIIAFALIWAALFIYSGAMLAESRARRAAQPTPAE; from the coding sequence ATGGCAGAGCCGAATGCGAAGCAGCCCGCCGAGAATACCGATTCCGCGAGAGGCTTCGCCTTCGCGCTGACGGCCTATCTGCTCTGGGGTTTTCTTCCCTTCTTCATGAAGGCGGTAGCGCACATCCCTGCGCCCGAAGTCGTCGCCCACCGCATCGTCTGGTCGGTGCCGCTCGCCGGCCTCGTGCTTCTGTGGCTTGGCCGCACGCAGGAGATCAAAACTGCGCTACGCTCGCCGCGCATGCTCAAAATGGCGACGCTGACGGCCGCCCTCATCACCGTCAACTGGGGCATCTATGTCTGGGCGATCGGTGCCGGCCGGGCGATCGAGACGGCACTCGGCTATTACATCAACCCGCTGTTTTCGATTTTCCTTGGTGCGCTGCTGCTCAAGGAACGTCCGAATCCGGCGCAGATGGTGGCGATCGGGCTCGCCGCGCTTGCGGTCGCCGTGCTCGCCTTCGACGCCGGCGGCCTGCCCTGGGTGTCGATCGGACTCTGCATCTCCTGGGGCTTCTACGCCTTCTTCCGCAAGACGCTGCCAATCGGACCGAACCAGGGCTTCTTCCTCGAAGTGCTGCTGCTCAGCATCCCGGCGGTCGGCTACATCATCTGGCTCGAGGCGACAGGGCAGGGGCATTTCGGCGATACGACCATGGCCGACGTCGTCCTCTTGCTGTCCTGCGGTCTGGTCACCGCCGTGCCCCTGATGATCTATGCCAATGGTGCCAAGCTCCTCAGGCTCTCGACCATCGGCATCATGCAATATATCGCCCCGACGATGATCTTCGTGATCGCCGTCTTCGTGTTCCACGAACCCTTCGGCGTTGCGAAGATCATCGCCTTTGCGCTGATCTGGGCGGCCCTCTTCATCTATTCGGGAGCGATGCTGGCCGAAAGCAGGGCGCGTCGCGCCGCACAGCCGACCCCGGCGGAATAG
- a CDS encoding TIGR00730 family Rossman fold protein, with product MSNQPTPIRSVCVYCGSQPGRDPAHIEAGRLLGKSIADHGLQLVYGGGTRGIMGAVASGVLSAGGHVTGIIPEFLMDKEATRHSLGQLNELIVTGDMHERKHTMFERADAFIALPGGIGTLEEIVEIMTWAQLGRHRKPMVFGNINGFWAPMLELLTHMREQGFVHTAHLVQPLVIDRVADIVPGILATAAANGREGESEIISRL from the coding sequence ATGAGCAACCAGCCTACCCCGATTCGATCCGTCTGCGTCTATTGCGGTTCGCAGCCTGGACGCGATCCCGCACATATCGAGGCGGGGCGCCTTCTTGGCAAATCGATTGCCGATCACGGCCTGCAGCTCGTCTATGGCGGCGGCACGCGCGGCATCATGGGTGCCGTGGCGAGCGGCGTACTTTCGGCCGGGGGTCACGTCACCGGCATCATTCCCGAGTTCCTGATGGACAAGGAGGCGACTCGCCACTCGCTCGGCCAGCTCAACGAGCTGATCGTCACCGGGGACATGCACGAGCGCAAGCACACGATGTTCGAGCGCGCCGACGCCTTCATAGCGCTGCCCGGCGGCATCGGCACGCTCGAGGAGATCGTCGAGATCATGACCTGGGCACAGCTCGGCCGCCACCGCAAGCCGATGGTGTTCGGCAATATCAACGGCTTCTGGGCGCCGATGCTCGAACTGCTGACGCACATGCGCGAGCAGGGCTTCGTCCACACGGCCCACCTGGTTCAGCCGCTGGTGATCGATCGGGTCGCAGACATCGTGCCCGGCATCCTGGCCACCGCCGCCGCGAACGGTCGCGAGGGGGAAAGCGAGATCATCTCCAGACTCTGA
- a CDS encoding LysM peptidoglycan-binding domain-containing protein — MIKNKASWVALGVLAIATALMVFVVQPNLDLNDDDKDQAALPAATGTEIAGVAPAAKIDGAPGAARDATKEQVAATAGGTAPGAADLTVPGFDLLRVEPDGSTVVAGRAQPGTKLEILSGNTVVGTADVNAAGDFAAVFDNPLAAGDHQLTLRSVGTGGASKISEEVATVSVPKEPGGQLLAMVSKPGEASRLITTPTAEAKPTETAAAPATQNGATEAVPATPAPSNTVPGLQVTAVEIEGRKMFVAGNAKPGALVRIYADDTLVGEMKADDKGHFVVDGLVDLAVGSHIIRADMMSEDATKVAMRASVPFDRPSGTQVAAIAGSSSEHAAPGLDGLRTEAGKALTLLKGLFADGKQPSAEQLAAARSATEFALKSLSEFKPADSADAAQTAAAAEASKAAAEALKLLRNSPQDPAGIVATLGKVEGVIGPALPQRAAGTGLVAAAKPQAAASDAVEPAKPESAAKAATPPASEQVAASSPAEAQPATIEQPPLKESKESVIIRRGDTLWQISRRVYGAGVRYTTIYLANREQIDNPDLIRPGQVFGVPNEALSDDESREIHRKRVRRE; from the coding sequence ATGATCAAGAACAAGGCCAGCTGGGTGGCCCTCGGTGTGCTGGCGATTGCGACCGCCTTGATGGTTTTCGTGGTCCAACCGAACCTCGATTTGAACGACGATGACAAGGATCAGGCCGCGCTACCGGCGGCTACCGGAACGGAGATCGCAGGGGTTGCGCCCGCCGCCAAGATTGACGGCGCCCCGGGCGCGGCACGAGACGCGACCAAGGAACAGGTGGCCGCCACCGCCGGCGGCACTGCTCCCGGTGCTGCCGATTTGACCGTTCCGGGCTTCGATCTTCTCCGTGTTGAGCCCGACGGGTCGACCGTCGTCGCGGGCCGCGCCCAGCCGGGCACGAAGCTCGAAATTCTGAGCGGCAACACCGTTGTCGGTACGGCCGATGTCAACGCCGCCGGGGATTTCGCCGCAGTCTTCGATAATCCGCTCGCTGCAGGTGACCACCAGTTGACGCTTCGAAGCGTCGGCACAGGCGGCGCCAGCAAGATCTCGGAAGAGGTTGCAACCGTTTCCGTGCCGAAGGAGCCGGGCGGACAGTTGCTGGCGATGGTATCGAAACCGGGTGAGGCGAGCCGGCTGATCACCACGCCGACGGCCGAAGCCAAGCCGACCGAGACTGCCGCCGCGCCCGCCACGCAGAACGGCGCGACGGAGGCGGTGCCGGCGACGCCGGCCCCTTCCAATACCGTGCCGGGGCTGCAGGTGACGGCCGTGGAGATCGAGGGCAGGAAGATGTTCGTTGCCGGCAACGCGAAGCCCGGAGCGCTGGTACGCATCTACGCCGACGACACGCTCGTCGGCGAGATGAAGGCAGATGACAAGGGGCATTTCGTCGTCGACGGTTTGGTCGATCTCGCCGTCGGCAGTCACATCATCCGTGCGGATATGATGAGCGAGGACGCCACCAAGGTGGCGATGCGCGCCTCGGTCCCCTTCGACAGGCCGTCCGGCACGCAGGTTGCCGCGATCGCCGGTTCCTCCTCGGAACACGCCGCCCCAGGTCTCGATGGCCTGAGGACGGAGGCAGGCAAGGCGCTCACCCTGCTGAAGGGGCTCTTCGCCGATGGCAAGCAGCCCTCCGCCGAGCAACTCGCCGCTGCTCGTTCGGCCACCGAATTTGCGCTGAAGTCGCTCTCCGAATTCAAGCCGGCCGACAGTGCGGACGCGGCCCAGACAGCGGCGGCGGCCGAGGCTTCGAAGGCAGCCGCCGAGGCCCTGAAGCTTCTGCGCAACTCGCCGCAGGACCCGGCAGGCATCGTCGCGACGCTTGGCAAGGTCGAGGGCGTCATCGGACCTGCCCTGCCGCAACGGGCGGCTGGGACCGGACTCGTGGCTGCCGCCAAGCCCCAGGCGGCGGCGAGTGACGCGGTGGAGCCGGCGAAGCCCGAGAGCGCGGCGAAGGCCGCAACTCCGCCGGCCAGCGAGCAGGTCGCCGCGTCCTCACCGGCTGAGGCGCAGCCCGCGACGATCGAGCAGCCGCCGCTCAAGGAAAGCAAGGAATCGGTGATCATCCGCCGCGGCGACACGCTCTGGCAGATTTCGCGCCGCGTCTATGGCGCGGGGGTTCGCTACACGACGATCTATCTCGCCAACCGCGAACAGATCGACAATCCCGATCTGATCCGCCCCGGACAGGTGTTCGGGGTGCCCAATGAGGCGCTCTCCGACGACGAGTCGCGCGAGATCCATCGCAAGCGCGTGAGGCGCGAATAA
- a CDS encoding ABCB family ABC transporter ATP-binding protein/permease encodes MTPTRQKKTVSADAANPLATIANLWPYMWPADRPDLKLRVVWATIILVAAKIVLVLVPYFFKWATDALNNKPDALGFLPQFLTGAVMLVLAYNLARLLQSGLNQLRDALFASVGQHAVRQLAYRTFVHMHQLSLRFHLERRTGGLSRIIERGTKGIETIVRFTILNSVPTLIEFLLTAVIFWWGYGFSYLVVTAVTVWLYIWFTVRASDWRIAIRRSMNDSDTEANTKAIDSLLNFETVKYFGNEDMEAKRFDKSMERYERAATQVWTSLGWLNFGQAVIFGAGTAVMMTISALAVRNGEQTVGDFVFINAMLIQLAIPLNFIGFVYREIRQGLTDIEHMFDLLDVEAEVVDRPDAKELAIGRGAIAFKDVHFAYDPARPILKGISFEVPAGKTVAVVGPSGAGKSTLSRLLYRFYDVQRGSITVDGQDVREVTQKSLRTAIGMVPQDTVLFNDTIAYNIRYGRVAASDAEVEAAAEAAQIAGFIRGLPEGYRAMVGERGLKLSGGEKQRVAIARTILKAPPILILDEATSALDTKTEQEIQAALDIVSRNRTTLVIAHRLSTVINADEIIVLKDGVIAERGTHGELIDRDGLYASMWSRQREATQAEEQLKRVRERDDLGIVDRGAPAA; translated from the coding sequence TTGACACCTACGCGCCAGAAGAAGACGGTTTCCGCCGATGCCGCCAATCCATTGGCTACGATCGCCAATCTCTGGCCTTATATGTGGCCGGCCGACCGTCCCGATCTCAAGTTGCGCGTTGTCTGGGCGACGATCATTCTCGTCGCCGCCAAGATTGTCCTCGTACTCGTTCCCTATTTCTTCAAGTGGGCGACCGATGCGCTGAACAACAAGCCTGATGCGCTCGGCTTCCTGCCGCAATTCCTGACCGGCGCCGTCATGCTGGTGCTCGCCTACAATCTGGCGCGCCTGCTGCAATCCGGCCTCAACCAATTGCGTGATGCCCTTTTTGCAAGTGTCGGCCAGCACGCCGTTCGGCAGCTGGCTTACAGAACCTTCGTTCATATGCATCAGCTGTCGCTGCGCTTCCATCTGGAGCGGCGCACCGGCGGGCTGTCGCGCATCATCGAGCGCGGCACCAAGGGCATCGAGACGATCGTTCGCTTCACGATCCTGAACAGCGTTCCGACATTGATCGAATTTCTGCTGACCGCAGTGATCTTCTGGTGGGGCTACGGCTTCAGCTATCTCGTCGTCACCGCCGTCACCGTCTGGTTGTATATCTGGTTCACCGTGCGCGCCAGCGACTGGCGTATCGCCATTCGCCGGTCGATGAACGACAGCGACACCGAGGCCAACACCAAGGCGATCGATTCGCTGCTCAATTTCGAAACGGTCAAATATTTCGGCAATGAAGACATGGAGGCGAAGCGTTTCGACAAGTCGATGGAGCGCTACGAACGCGCCGCCACCCAGGTCTGGACCTCCCTCGGCTGGCTGAACTTCGGCCAGGCCGTTATTTTCGGGGCCGGCACGGCCGTGATGATGACGATCTCGGCGCTTGCCGTGAGAAACGGCGAGCAGACCGTCGGCGACTTCGTCTTCATCAATGCGATGCTGATCCAGCTTGCCATTCCGCTGAACTTCATCGGCTTCGTCTATCGCGAAATCCGCCAGGGACTGACGGACATCGAACACATGTTCGATCTCCTCGACGTTGAAGCGGAAGTGGTCGATCGGCCGGATGCGAAGGAGCTCGCGATCGGGCGCGGCGCAATCGCCTTCAAGGACGTGCATTTCGCCTATGATCCGGCCCGTCCCATTCTCAAGGGAATTTCCTTCGAGGTGCCCGCCGGCAAGACGGTGGCGGTCGTCGGTCCGTCCGGGGCCGGCAAGTCCACTTTGTCGCGGCTGCTCTATCGCTTCTACGACGTTCAGCGGGGGTCGATCACCGTCGACGGCCAGGATGTGCGAGAGGTCACCCAGAAAAGCCTGCGCACGGCGATCGGCATGGTTCCGCAGGATACGGTGCTCTTCAACGACACGATCGCCTACAACATTCGCTACGGCCGAGTGGCGGCCTCGGATGCCGAAGTCGAGGCGGCGGCCGAAGCGGCGCAGATCGCCGGTTTCATCCGCGGCTTGCCGGAAGGCTACCGGGCGATGGTCGGCGAGCGCGGGCTGAAGCTTTCGGGCGGCGAGAAGCAGCGCGTCGCGATCGCGCGGACGATCCTCAAGGCGCCGCCGATCCTGATCCTCGACGAGGCGACCTCCGCCCTCGACACCAAGACGGAGCAGGAAATCCAGGCGGCCCTCGATATCGTGTCGCGCAATCGCACCACGCTGGTGATCGCCCATCGCCTGTCGACAGTCATCAACGCCGACGAGATCATCGTGCTCAAGGACGGCGTCATCGCCGAACGGGGCACGCACGGCGAATTGATCGACCGTGACGGCCTCTATGCCTCGATGTGGAGCCGTCAGCGCGAGGCTACGCAGGCGGAGGAGCAGTTGAAGCGAGTGCGCGAGCGAGACGATCTCGGCATCGTCGACCGCGGCGCGCCGGCGGCTTGA
- a CDS encoding phosphatidylserine decarboxylase has product MSLVETVRNTLVPVHKEGYRFIAIFFVVSLILGFLWEPLMWIGFLLTAWCAYFFRDPERMTPIDEDLVISPADGRVSSIATVVPPEELGLGAEPMLRITVFMNVFDCHVNRAPMSGTVRRIAYRAGSFLNAELDKASLDNERNGLVVETSHGAVGVVQIAGLVARRILCWTTENASLESGERFGLIRFGSRLDVFLPEGAQPRVSLGQKTIGGETVIAEFGSSKGPVISRRA; this is encoded by the coding sequence ATGAGCTTGGTTGAAACGGTCCGCAACACGCTGGTCCCGGTGCACAAGGAAGGTTATCGCTTCATCGCGATCTTCTTCGTCGTTTCCCTGATCCTTGGTTTCCTGTGGGAGCCGCTGATGTGGATCGGCTTTCTGTTGACCGCCTGGTGCGCCTATTTCTTCCGCGATCCGGAGCGCATGACGCCGATCGACGAGGATCTCGTCATCAGCCCGGCCGACGGGCGCGTATCGTCGATCGCCACCGTCGTCCCGCCGGAAGAACTCGGTCTCGGCGCCGAGCCGATGCTGCGCATTACCGTGTTCATGAACGTCTTCGACTGCCACGTGAACCGCGCGCCGATGAGCGGTACGGTGAGGCGAATTGCCTATCGGGCCGGAAGTTTCCTGAATGCCGAGCTCGACAAGGCGAGCCTGGACAACGAACGCAACGGCCTTGTCGTCGAAACGAGCCACGGCGCCGTCGGCGTCGTCCAGATCGCCGGCCTGGTGGCGCGGCGCATCCTGTGCTGGACCACGGAGAATGCCTCGCTGGAAAGCGGCGAACGCTTTGGCCTCATCCGGTTTGGCTCGCGCCTCGACGTCTTCCTGCCGGAAGGCGCGCAGCCGCGCGTCAGTCTCGGTCAGAAAACTATCGGCGGAGAGACCGTGATCGCCGAATTCGGCTCGTCGAAGGGGCCGGTCATCAGCCGACGCGCGTGA